The sequence GCCTGATGCTAAAGATAAGTTACAGGCTGCAATAAATGAGGTTACTTCATTGAAGATTGTGTCTGTGGCAGAAGTTTGTGGAAAGGAGGATTCTTCTGTGAAGGAAATTTTAAATGTACCCATTTGAAAATAAAATGAAATTAACTTGTAACTTCTGTAAGTTGATCATATGTATATATGTCCTGTTCTTATATTTGATATTGCCATGCGTTTTGCTTTCCATGATTAACATATTTCTACTATATGTGTTTAACCATTGCAAGCTATAGAAAGCTTAGATTTCATACACCATATTATAGAAAATGATTTTTGTCTTGAACTGGTTTTGATATGGTACATGTATTGATCTGTCATCCATTGTCCGCTATCCGCCAAACATCATTATATAATATCTTTTATGAATCTGAGGTGCACTGTTATTTAGATGGTATGATGTATACAAGTTATTAAAACTGTATATCTGTTTTCCATCATCGTTCAGCAAAACATGTGTAACCTTGTTATTGTTGTGTAAATAATATGTCAAACTGTTATCTGTTCTCCGTTCTGCATAAGGGCGTCTGTTTTGTAAAGAAGTATTGAAAATTTGCAAACAACTTCCGAAACATAATATGAATCAATCATAATGTTTTTATGctgattatatattataaaaagtgATAATTCTGTTTAAGGAGTTCTATTTATAGAATGAGTAGTATTCCGTTTAGCGTGTTGCGCTCAGGTATTTTGCGGCTTATAAAATACACTTGTATTTTATGTTTGTTTTTTATGCTTTCAGTATATAAATGGTTTTATGCATTTGTGATAAACCATTATGTATGTCATGACATTAAGAGATCTTTAtttttgcctcggtgccctctagcgaagtaaatACTTACGATAGCCGATCtcttgtgtctataatgttgacacaagagtCTCTACTATCGGGGACATAAAAATgtcttgccttatgtgggtaggtatgAATGCTATGTTCTACATTCGTAACGCGTATCGTTTTGCGTgagaaaaaataaaattttattgatatttctttgCCGCACATACAACATTTTGTGCAACATCTTCGCATGGGGTGATCAATCCCAATTAGAAAATTACAAAAATTGTATTGTGCTTTGTTTGAACTGAGGAaaattaaaaaacatggtaaacaaACTGATCTGCACGACTCATGTTAACATACTGTCCTCCGTGCAGCGTGTTGCGTGCCTTTTAAGGCTCCCACATTTTGGGTGATTTGAAATACCATTCACATCATTTCTGTTAAAAAACTGCCTCGTCGATCCTCCTCTAACAAAATTTCCTTGAGCTTCATAAACAACTGATCTCTCTCTTGCTGGCCCAACATATTCAGAGCGTATCACTGCCACACCATTTGGTGTTGGGAACCGCAATTCTGCGTGTGGTGTAGAAGTAATTGCTCTAAATTTGCGAAGAGTTCGCCTACCAAACAAGGCATTGAATCTTGATCTGCCATCAAGAATCgtaaagtccacaatttctgtTCGGACTAAAGGGTGTGTTCCCAATGTTACATCCAATTTCACCTTACCAACCGCCCTCATCGATTGTCCCGTGATGCCAGCAATCTTCAAGTTCGTGTAGTGAAGCCTATCCTTTACGCTGAACGGATAATCTTTGAAACAATGCAAATATAAGAGATCTGCTTCACTACCTGTATCAGTATAGATTCGAGTGATGCttctgtttgcaattacagctAAAATGACCACAGGCTCCTCTGATAGGCACCAATTTGGAATGGTgtgaaatatgattggagcatacatccaaTGCTCCGTCCTACGCTCTCCGTCTGTTTCGTTCTCCTCTACTTCATTCCATATAAACTTGATGTGCATTTCAGGGGTTGGATCTCTTTCATCTTCCCTTTCTTCTTTTCTGTTCCAATCACGCCGTTCACCGTGACGCACCTTTCCTTGCCAAGCAAAACGCTTGTTTGGATCATTCCTCCTATACTGTTTTCCTGGTAACAGATGGTTTAACTCTCCGGCTTTAATCTTTgcaatgatttccctcatcaaTGATTTACAATTGTCAGTATCATGCCCATATGCCTCGTGAAAATCACACCATTTATCACTCTGTGGTCCCTGACGCTCTTCCATTGGTGGTGGAGGGTGAAAGGTTTCCTTAACAGGTTCAGTGAACAAAATCTCCTTTGGAGTTTTTGTTAAAGCCATGATGAGTGGATGTCTGTCTAGTGGTTTTCACTGATGGTAATTGTTATTCAGATGATTATTCCCCCTCCAACCATGTTGCTGCTTCTAGTAATTGTTCTCATATTCACGCTGTCTCTGATAATTGTCATTCCTGTTCCGTTCTCCGCCTTGCTGTTTAAATTTTTTTTGATAATTATCACTATTGGATATCCCATCTCACCTGCCTGTAAATGCTTATGTGCAACCAACAATGC comes from Rutidosis leptorrhynchoides isolate AG116_Rl617_1_P2 chromosome 4, CSIRO_AGI_Rlap_v1, whole genome shotgun sequence and encodes:
- the LOC139841914 gene encoding uncharacterized protein, with translation MALTKTPKEILFTEPVKETFHPPPPMEERQGPQSDKWCDFHEAYGHDTDNCKSLMREIIAKIKAGELNHLLPGKQYRRNDPNKRFAWQGKVRHGERRDWNRKEEREDERDPTPEMHIKFIWNEVEENETDGERRTEHWMYAPIIFHTIPNWCLSEEPVVILAVIANRSITRIYTDTGSEADLLYLHCFKDYPFSVKDRLHYTNLKIAGITGQSMRAVGKVKLDVTLGTHPLVRTEIVDFTILDGRSRFNALFGRRTLRKFRAITSTPHAELRFPTPNGVAVIRSEYVGPARERSVVYEAQGNFVRGGSTRQFFNRNDVNGISNHPKCGSLKRHATRCTEDSMLT